In Fusarium oxysporum f. sp. lycopersici 4287 chromosome 6, whole genome shotgun sequence, a single window of DNA contains:
- a CDS encoding hypothetical protein (At least one base has a quality score < 10): protein MDIGLNPEELSTDLLFVVCARCGEERPESAFRAKRQSAGQTKQCIDCRNQRVSHHSRSKVVLQTLRNIALRPSSPGRPATKRTEGDAGLSPPNERSGTQPTSPEKLRQLHTARSLFGESISQPHVGIGTPIPPTQQSSRLFRALAPSPPVQPTTHPLVSHSDPSTLRSSTPGVDYPYLATRFHKGGKDSQDDSLKAGARAKLAVIQRDHRSRRRAGETVSLTPTISQLGFLEDFEDGSQDQLRPSGFLDGDGIIKEGDDRGQFSESDIDADDYFNLLLSPDRPRRYLKQLGVESDSDLGDEDENDDNDCVDGSPLRHRLRQPSAQLRRGRRGPAPGTGGRPRKSRRQTRSSMPPRRIRSPVIIPPEESAVFHAQDPVWNGDLEACALTGRDKAILREFWTKLDNDQMQFCGRCRECWFQMKIDCDGICARCYRKDEKRHPDEPYFFSADNQLDFGPVPARLPQLTPTEESLIARVHVHVNIMLVGLVYNQLPLLPQELNIVLLRPANTSSHAILSRQFTRQFRVRRQPVVIWLDYLRRHHPGYRCVVIDEERLNQLPQDGNVLDAIPQSQVEAADVGPEEDQEAEPDLEDEAAVPDMLAKDTELDALRSILAGESEADSELSTSFQAQAQHELQLPNIRHTPINEFNRSHALLSLAFPCLFPDGRADFVEPRLRSIDYKDYVEHAMRWHDGRFARHPTFRFVAFNTLMRSQARSRSRFFVKQHDGRQQPLTREQLIQALEHSEDPEAQALINSITRHAVSIRGTRPFWNKKRQDLEAYAYNLGCPGAFITFSPADLHWRSLYQHMPQYDDWLAARPAYIDIHRNSGPYIDIQISGRNYLDIDISR from the exons ATGGATATCGGTCTCAACCCCGAAGAGCTCTCTACTGATTTACTCTTCGTTGTTTGTGCTCGTTGTGGGGAGGAGAGACCGGAGAGTGCCTTCAGAGCAAAGAGGCAGTCTGCTGGGCAAACTAAGCAATGCATAGACTGCCGTAACCAGCGCGTTTCTCAT CATTCTAGATCCAAAGTCGTGCTCCAGACGCTGCGGAACATTGCACTTCGTCCATCCTCACCTGGCAGACCTGCCACGAAGAGAACCGAAGGAGATGCTGGCCTATCGCCTCCCAACGAGAGATCCGGAACCCAGCCTACATCGCCAGAGAAGCTACGGCAACTTCATACAGCTAGGAGTTTATTCGGAGAGTCAATTAGCCAGCCGCACGTAGGGATAGGGACGCCAATTCCACCAACCCAACAAAGCTCGCGGCTCTTCCGGGCTCTAGCTCCGTCACCGCCTGTGCAGCCAACGACCCATCCACTCGTCTCACATTCTGATCCATCTACTCTTCGAAGCAGCACACCTGGTGTGGATTACCCTTACTTGGCCACCAGGTTCCACAAGGGGGGGAAGGACTCGCAAGATGATTCCTTGAAGGCTGGGGCGAGGGCCAAGCTGGCTGTTATCCAGCGCGACCATCGTTCACGACGCCGTGCAGGGGAGACTGTGTCACTGACTCCCACAATATCTCAACTTGGCTTCTTGGAAGATTTTGAGG ATGGGAGTCAAGATCAACTACGACCGAGTGGGTTTCTAGATGGGGATGGGATAATCAAGGAAGGGGATGACAGGGGACAGTTCTCTGAATCTGATATTGACGCCGATGACTATTTCAACTTGCTGCTTTCACCTGATCGACCACGGAGGTACCTCAAACAATTAGGGGTAGAGTCTGATTCCGATCTAGGGGACGAAGACGAGAACGACGATAATGATTGCGTGGATGGAAGCCCTCTTCGCCATCGCTTGCGGCAGCCTTCCGCACAGCTAAGGCGTGGTCGCCGTGGTCCTGCCCCTGGTACAGGAGGGCGGCCAAGAAAATCTCGAAGGCAAACTCGATCGTCGATGCCGCCACGGCGTATTCGGAGTCCAGTGATAATTCCACCTGAAGAATCGGCGGTCTTTCATGCGCAAGATCCGGTGTGGAATGGCGACCTTGAGGCTTGCGCCTTGACTGGTCGCGATAAGGCAATCCTCCGCGAGTTCTGGACAAAGCTGGACAATGACCAAATGCAGTTTTGCGGTCGATGCCGGGAGTGTTGGTTCCAGATGAAGATCGATTGCGATGGCATTTGTGCGCGTTGTTATCGAAAAGATGAGAAACGCCACCCCGACGAGCCGTACTTCTTCTCTGCGGATAATCAGCTCGACTTTGGCCCTGTACCGGCCCGGTTGCCCCAGCTTACGCCTACCGAAGAGTCTTTGATTGCTCGTGTTCACGTCCACGTGAACATTATGCTT GTTGGCTTAGTGTACAACCAGCTCCCGCTTCTGCCGCAGGAGTTGAACATTGTATTACTACGTCCTGCCAATACGTCGTCCCACGCAATTCTTAGTCGGCAATTCACCCGCCAGTTCCGTGTCCGCCGCCAGCCGGTTGTCATATGGCTAGACTACCTCCGGCGCCATCATCCTGGGTATCGATGCGTCGTCATCGACGAAGAGAGGCTAAATCAATTGCCCCAAGATGGCAATGTCCTGGATGCCATCCCCCAGAGTCAGGTGGAGGCTGCGGATGTTGGACCCGAGGAAGATCAGGAGGCAGAGCCTGACCTGGAGGACGAGGCTGCAGTGCCAGACATGTTGGCAAAGGACACGGAGCTCGATGCTCTGCGGTCTATTCTCGCCGGAGAGTCGGAAGCTGATTCAGAGCTTTCCACAAGCTTCCAGGCGCAGGCGCAACACGAGCTGCAGCTCCCGAATATACGACACACACCCATTAATGAGTTCAATCGCTCTCATGCCCTACTCTCCTTGGCGTTTCCCTGCCTCTTTCCTGACGGTAGAGCCGACTTTGTTGAACCTCGATTGCGCTCCATTGATTACAAGGATTACGTCGAGCACGCGATGCGCTGGCACGACGGGCGTTTTGCACGCCACCCGACCTTCCGCTTCGTCGCCTTCAACACGCTAATGCGGTCACAAGCACGTTCGCGGTCCAGATTCTTCGTGAAGCAACATGATGGGAGACAGCAGCCGCTGACGCGAGAGCAACTTATTCAGGCGCTGGAACACAGCGAGGACCCCGAGGCGCAGGCGCTGATCAACTCGATCACAAGGCATGCGGTGTCTATTCGCGGTACGCGTCCATTCTGGAACAAAAAGAGGCAGGACCTCGAGGCCTATGCCTATAACCTTGGTTGTCCTGGTGCATTCATCACGTTTAGCCCGGCAGATTTACACTGGCGGAGTCTCTACCAGCACATGCCCCAGTATGACGACTGGCTAGCCGCCAGACCTGCGTATATCGATATCCACCGAAATTCTGGCCCTTATATCGATATCCAGATAAGTGGGAGAAATTATCTGGATATCGATATATCCAGGTAG
- a CDS encoding polygalacturonase, with protein MQHKSSCSTIVLNNVKVPAGKTLDLTNLKDGTTVIFKGVMTFGYAEWLGPLITISGNGLTIEGDAGHCINGQGRRYWDGKGGNGGKKKPKLVALHDVHDSIVQNLNIKDTPVQAVSINTVTNLLVKDVHIDSSLGDKLGGHNTDGFNIGKVDGLVIDGAVVENQDDCVAINSGKNITFTNGHCSGGHGASIGSVGNKSIVENVFISKTMIESSENAIRIKTIAGATGSVTDVTYEDITLRDIDKYGMVFRQDYLNGGPTQQPTKGIPMTGIRIKNVTGTVKPAGKNTFILCADCKDWTFTDINITGGQSKEKCVGVPAGAFCT; from the exons ATGCAGCACAAGAGCAGCTGCTCGACTATCGTcctcaacaacgtcaaagtcCCTGCTGGAAAGACTCTGGACCTGACCAATCTTAAGGATGGCACCACG GTCATCTTCAAGGGAGTCATGACCTTTGGTTACGCCGAGTGGCTAGGTCCTTTAATTACTATCTCGGGAAACGGCCTTACCATTGAGGGAGATGCTGGACACTGCATCAATGGTCAAGGTCGGCGATATTGGGATGGAAAAGGCGGCAACGgcggcaagaagaagcccaagctcgTGGCACTTCATGATGTTCATGACTCGATCGTCCagaatctcaacatcaaggacACTCCGGTCCAGGCCGTGAGCATCAACACAGTCACGAACCTGCTTGTCAAAGACGTCCACATCGACAGCTCCCTCGGCGACAAACTGGGCGGACACAACACTGACGGCTTCAATATCGGCAAGGTCGATGGACTCGTTATCGATGGTGCCGTCGTCGAGAATCAGGACGATTGCGTTGCCATCAACTCGGGTAAAAACATCACCTTCACCAACGGTCACTGCAGCGGTGGTCACGGTGCCTCGATTGGATCCGTTGGCAATAAATCTATCGTCGAGAATGTTTTCATCTCCAAGACCATGATTGAAAGTTCCGAAAACGCTATTCGTATCAAGACCATTGCGGGGGCCACAGGCTCCGTCACGGATGTCACGTATGAGGACATCACCCTTCGCGATATCGACAAATACGGCATGGTTTTCCGACAGGACTACCTCAACGGCGGCCCGACTCAGCAGCCTACCAAGGGTATTCCTATGACAGGTATCAGGATAAAGAACGTCACAGGAACGGTGAAGCCGGCGGGTAAGAACACCTTCATTCTCTGTGCCGACTGCAAGGACTGGACATTTAcagacatcaacatcactgGCGGCCAGAGTAAGGAGAAGTGTGTGGGCGTTCCCGCTGGTGCATTCTGCACCTAA
- a CDS encoding acetoacetate-CoA ligase translates to MLAAATIGAVWTAISPENGVAAALDRFEQVEPTVLFVDDGMIYNEKQWSSLDKTMKIVDRLRFKGLKLIITIKKINEDRMMDNLKLMGIETREYDNFLESSSDAPIDFEQLPSSHPLYVLFSSGTTGLPKAIVHSALGTLIQNKKSHLLHCSMDLTSRILYYTTTSWMMWHWSVAALACGASLVLYTGSPFRPHGYLSIPKLLEKFQVTHFGTSAAYLMTLEAHDIRTNQEVCLSHLEAIYSTASPLPSSTFSFIYNTFPERINLGSISGGTDIISNFGEPCPLLPVHAGEIQCIGLGLAVSIADSLTGRLLYDEDGELVCLKPFPSQPLNFWGPDGEAKYRSAYFERFDGVWHHGDFARINSSTGGLVVLGRSDGVLNPSGVRFGSAEIYSLLSRFFATEIDEALCVSRVKDDIPNEVVCLFVVMHGGQKLGNDLIERIKTCIRKELSPRHVPGVIEECKAGIPKTNNGKKIEIAVKRIMSGTDVGPNASVANPEALEWFRDWAAEN, encoded by the exons AACAGTGGTCGAGCTTAGATAAGACAATGAAAATTGTCGACAGGCTTAGATTCAAGGGTCTCAAGCTCATTATCACCATTAAGAAGATCAATGAAGACCGGATGATGGATAACCTCAAGCTCATGGGCATTGAGACAAGAGAATATGACAACTTCTTGGAAAG CTCTTCAGATGCACCTATAGACTTTGAGCAGCTACCATCATCTCACCCTCTCTACGTTCTTTTCTCTAGTGGCACGACAGGCCTTCCAAAGGCCATTGTTCACAGTGCACTGGGAACACTGATTCAAAATAAGAAATCCCACTTACTCCACTGCTCGATGGACCTAACATCAAGAATCCTATACTATACAACGACATCTTGGATGATGTGGCACTGGAGTGTTGCAGCATTGGCATGTGGCGCAAGTCTAGTGCTCTACACTGGCTCGCCCTTTCGGCCTCATGGTTATCTTTCGATTCCAAAGCTCCTCGAGAAATTTCAAGTTACACATTTTGGAACCTCGGCTGCCTACTTAATGACACTAGAGGCTCATGACATTCGTACCAATCAGGAGGTTTGCCTCTCTCATCTAGAGGCCATTTACTCAACCGCCTCTCCGCTGCCATCATCGACCTTCTCATTCATCTACAACACCTTTCCTGAACGCATTAACCTAGGATCCATTTCAGGTGGTACAGATATCATCTCCAACTTCGGGGAGCCttgtcctcttcttcctgttCATGCAGGCGAGATTCAATGTATAGGCCTTGGTTTGGCCGTGAGCATTGCCGACAGTTTGACTGGCAGGCTTCTGTACGACGAAGATGGAGAACTCGTTTGTCTCAAACCATTCCCTAGCCAGCCTCTGAACTTCTGGGGCCCAGATGGAGAGGCCAAGTACCGCAGCGCCTACTTTGAACGCTTTGATGGCGTGTGGCACCATGGCGATTTTGCAAGGATTAATTCCAGCACAGGCGGTCTCGTGGTTCTAGGCCGCAGCGACGGTGTTCTTAATCCCTCTGGTGTCCGCTTTGGAAGTGCAGAGATTTATAGTCTACTGAGTCGATTCTTCGCCACCGAGATTGACGAAGCGCTCTGCGTCAGTAGGGTGAAGGATGACATTCCTAACGAAGTTGTTTGTCTCTTCGTTGTCATGCACGGCGGACAGAAGCTTGGGAATGATCTGATAGAGAGAATTAAGACTTGTATCCGAAAGGAATTGAGTCCGCGACATGTGCCAGGGGTCATCGAGGAGTGTAAAGCGGGAATACCGAAGACAAACAACGGCAAAAA GATTGAGATTGCTGTGAAGCGGATCATGTCAGGAACCGATGTAGGTCCTAATGCGAGTGTGGCTAACCCTGAGGCGCTGGAGTGGTTCCGGGATTGGGCTGCTGAGAACTAG